In Dehalococcoidia bacterium, a single window of DNA contains:
- a CDS encoding CoA-transferase gives MSSGRLTTILGALEVSEKGDLANWNTGTDTLGGTIGGGMDLAMGAKRIFTAMEHTTKDGKPKVVKEYIYPLTAKACVDLIVTDLAVIEVTPKGLLLREIAPGWTVEEIQALTEPTLAVAGDIKEVELWQFH, from the coding sequence GTGAGTAGCGGTCGTCTGACCACAATTCTCGGGGCACTCGAGGTTTCAGAGAAGGGTGATCTGGCCAATTGGAACACTGGCACTGATACCCTTGGTGGCACCATAGGTGGTGGAATGGATTTGGCCATGGGGGCGAAAAGGATTTTCACTGCCATGGAGCACACTACCAAGGATGGAAAGCCCAAGGTTGTAAAGGAATATATATATCCTCTCACCGCCAAGGCGTGTGTAGACCTGATCGTTACCGATCTGGCTGTGATCGAGGTCACGCCGAAAGGTCTTTTACTAAGGGAGATAGCCCCCGGCTGGACAGTTGAGGAGATCCAGGCTTTAACTGAGCCTACGTTGGCAGTAGCCGGGGACATCAAGGAGGTGGAGCTATGGCAATTCCATTGA